In Terriglobia bacterium, the following are encoded in one genomic region:
- a CDS encoding SOS response-associated peptidase yields MCARFTLMLPWAEVVRILGGRAGVHGKPSWNVAPTHQIAIIESMGSDRHLVSARWGLSVPWSTKPMINARSETAAQKPTFRKALQERRCLIPTTGFYEWRAEGGRKKPYLFRRPDGAPFAFAGIVDFYKTEGGVAAACAILTTSASGFMRQFHERMPVILDESAWDAWLDRSQTDAAAATELLKPAPEDLLIAVPVSPRVNNPRVNDPDCAEPVGEAIRPKVG; encoded by the coding sequence ATGTGCGCCCGCTTCACTCTCATGCTGCCATGGGCCGAGGTGGTCCGGATCCTGGGCGGCCGCGCCGGCGTTCACGGCAAGCCGAGCTGGAACGTCGCGCCGACCCACCAGATTGCGATCATCGAGAGCATGGGTTCCGACCGACACCTGGTGAGCGCGCGGTGGGGTCTCTCGGTGCCGTGGTCGACGAAGCCGATGATCAACGCGCGCTCGGAGACCGCCGCCCAGAAGCCCACGTTCCGAAAGGCCCTGCAGGAGCGGCGGTGCTTGATTCCGACCACCGGCTTCTACGAATGGCGAGCCGAGGGTGGTCGGAAGAAGCCCTATCTGTTCCGCCGGCCAGATGGGGCGCCATTCGCCTTCGCCGGGATCGTCGACTTCTACAAGACGGAGGGTGGGGTCGCCGCCGCCTGCGCGATCCTAACGACGTCGGCGTCGGGGTTCATGCGACAGTTCCACGAGCGGATGCCGGTGATCCTCGATGAGTCGGCGTGGGATGCGTGGCTCGACCGCTCGCAGACGGACGCGGCGGCGGCTACGGAACTGCTGAAGCCAGCTCCAGAGGACCTGTTGATCGCCGTCCCTGTGTCGCCGAGGGTTAACAACCCGCGGGTCAACGACCCGGACTGTGCCGAGCCGGTAGGGGAGGCGATTCGGCCCAAGGTCGGGTGA
- a CDS encoding caspase family protein: MLEFFHTADDAPAKQPQRIALIVGNAHYRNSDTLQNAAGDAEAIAAKLASQQFDIIKVIDADRDLLLLRIKQFQAMLALGAIGVFYYSGHGMQIDGQDYLVPTDATFEAPDSNSRDIVYINPARVRGAINISEILKPVDTIIERHPKNSGSLIIYATASGGRAWDTVNGQPHSPFATELLAALDQADLEVVDVFRYLCKKVPERTRGTQIPWMALSTDARFYFNRPDLDSSIGILKILLLDTCRDNPLRPALTPEEVEELNRMRGSSRRRR; the protein is encoded by the coding sequence GTGCTCGAGTTCTTTCACACCGCCGATGACGCCCCCGCGAAACAGCCGCAGCGAATTGCGTTGATCGTTGGCAATGCCCACTATCGGAACAGCGACACCTTGCAGAACGCCGCTGGCGACGCAGAAGCCATCGCAGCCAAGCTCGCGTCCCAACAGTTCGACATCATCAAGGTCATCGACGCCGACAGAGACTTGCTACTGCTTCGGATCAAGCAGTTTCAGGCGATGTTGGCCCTCGGAGCAATCGGAGTGTTTTACTACTCCGGGCACGGAATGCAGATCGACGGTCAGGATTACTTGGTTCCGACAGACGCCACGTTCGAGGCCCCGGATTCGAACAGCCGCGACATCGTCTACATCAACCCGGCAAGAGTAAGGGGTGCAATCAACATAAGCGAAATACTGAAACCCGTAGACACGATCATTGAGAGGCACCCCAAGAACAGTGGCTCGCTGATAATCTACGCTACGGCTAGCGGTGGACGCGCATGGGACACCGTCAATGGTCAACCGCATTCCCCTTTTGCCACAGAGTTGCTTGCCGCGCTAGACCAAGCCGACCTCGAGGTCGTCGACGTGTTCCGCTATCTGTGCAAGAAAGTACCAGAGCGTACTCGTGGCACGCAGATTCCGTGGATGGCGCTGTCCACCGATGCGCGCTTCTACTTCAATCGTCCTGATCTTGATTCTAGTATCGGGATTTTGAAGATCCTCCTTCTGGATACTTGTCGAGATAATCCACTTCGGCCGGCTCTCACCCCCGAAGAAGTTGAAGAGTTGAACCGGATGCGGGGATCGTCGCGCCGACGCCGATAG
- a CDS encoding phage terminase large subunit family protein — MPHPIGVSKLTGYVRGRVSELALPATRAVSEPLAAWATRRIRLDGRPFRFEGHEYLRAVYDDTAPHIVLTKAAQIGGTTWAILKSIHACVMGLHVMYFFPTRTDVLEFSKSRVGPLLADNPFLGKLLRETDTAGLKRIGSAYLFLRGMQSTVGMKSVPADMVVFDELDEATPEAKSMARERLGHSDYKRIIELSNPSLPHYGIDEAYQASDQRHWTVRCAHCTTWTALDKEFPVRLGEEVQIIRQREDGSYYRACPRCGEELNMDLGEWVADFPDRLIHGYRISQLYSSKVDPGEILAEYKKTRFPERFYNLKIGIAWADVQNRLDAAAVLACCAEAGLLERSDTECTMGVDTGDLLHVVVSRFVGESDGSREVIYVGAVQDYPQLDDLMKNYRIRRCVIDALPDIHATRAFANRHRGKVWLNYFQETQRGAYRWDNEQRIVYENRTEALDASRQVIRDRKVVLPRAGPILQEFAEHLAADVKRLHEDEETGARAFRYVKTATNHFSLAFTYDCIAWSRDRSWGPRIALPRQAEWRYDEILDAQW; from the coding sequence ATGCCGCACCCGATCGGCGTGTCCAAGTTGACGGGCTACGTGCGTGGCCGCGTCTCGGAACTCGCCCTCCCCGCGACCCGGGCCGTGAGCGAGCCGCTCGCCGCGTGGGCGACCCGTCGCATCCGCCTCGACGGCCGGCCGTTTCGGTTCGAAGGGCACGAGTATCTGCGGGCGGTGTACGACGACACCGCGCCCCACATCGTGCTCACTAAAGCCGCCCAAATCGGTGGCACGACCTGGGCGATCCTGAAGTCGATCCACGCCTGCGTTATGGGCCTCCACGTCATGTACTTCTTCCCGACCCGGACCGACGTCTTGGAGTTCTCGAAGTCCCGCGTCGGCCCGCTCCTCGCCGACAACCCGTTCCTCGGGAAACTCCTCCGCGAAACGGACACGGCCGGGTTGAAGCGGATCGGCTCGGCGTACCTTTTCCTACGAGGGATGCAATCCACGGTCGGGATGAAGTCGGTCCCCGCCGACATGGTCGTGTTCGACGAGCTCGACGAGGCCACGCCGGAAGCGAAGAGCATGGCCCGGGAGCGGCTCGGACACTCGGACTACAAGCGGATCATCGAACTCTCGAACCCCTCGCTCCCGCACTACGGGATTGACGAGGCTTACCAGGCCTCAGACCAGCGGCACTGGACGGTGCGCTGCGCCCACTGCACGACGTGGACGGCGCTCGACAAGGAGTTTCCGGTCCGGCTCGGGGAGGAGGTGCAGATCATCCGCCAGCGAGAAGACGGGAGCTACTACCGAGCCTGCCCGCGGTGCGGCGAGGAGCTGAATATGGACCTGGGGGAATGGGTAGCCGACTTTCCCGACCGCCTCATCCACGGCTACCGCATCTCGCAGCTCTACTCGTCGAAAGTGGACCCCGGGGAGATCCTGGCGGAGTACAAGAAGACGAGGTTTCCCGAGCGGTTCTACAACTTGAAGATCGGGATCGCCTGGGCCGACGTGCAGAACCGGCTCGACGCTGCCGCCGTCCTGGCTTGCTGTGCCGAGGCCGGGCTGCTCGAGCGATCGGACACGGAATGCACGATGGGCGTCGACACCGGCGACCTGTTGCACGTCGTCGTCTCCAGGTTTGTCGGCGAGTCGGATGGTTCTCGGGAGGTGATCTATGTCGGTGCCGTGCAGGACTACCCCCAGCTCGACGACCTCATGAAGAACTACCGCATCCGCCGATGCGTGATCGACGCGCTGCCGGACATCCACGCCACGAGGGCGTTCGCCAACCGGCACCGGGGCAAGGTCTGGCTCAACTACTTTCAGGAGACTCAGCGAGGCGCCTACCGATGGGACAACGAGCAGCGCATCGTCTACGAGAACCGCACCGAAGCCCTCGACGCGAGCCGGCAGGTGATCCGCGATCGAAAAGTCGTGCTCCCGCGGGCCGGCCCGATCCTGCAGGAGTTTGCGGAGCACCTCGCGGCGGACGTGAAGCGGCTTCACGAGGACGAGGAGACGGGTGCCCGGGCGTTTCGGTACGTCAAAACCGCGACCAACCACTTCTCCCTGGCGTTCACCTACGATTGCATCGCCTGGTCTAGGGACAGGTCGTGGGGGCCGCGCATCGCCTTACCTCGGCAAGCCGAGTGGCGGTACGACGAGATCCTGGACGCGCAGTGGTGA
- a CDS encoding DEAD/DEAH box helicase family protein: protein MKLMLKELQEEAVVRLVRQVRGAARDSRSGDRQAVCLSSTTGSGKTVMLTSAIELLLTGDDEHAPIVDATFLWITDQPELNEQTRKKMVATSSVLTVDTLIIVDASFDQEMLRAGAVHFLNIQKLGKDKGLVTQGDERTYSIWETIRNTIDARPGKFFVIVDEAHRGMTEEKGEAEAATIIQKFIKGSPGELPPVPVVVGISATPERFNKLIVGTSRANRPVDVDVADVRASGLIKETIVLHHPRKEQTADMTMLREAAYALKIFTAHWAAYCVTQEEYTVLPLLVVQVEDAGGKGRVSETDIAVGIRLLRDVLGTLPNDAFAHAFQEGTTLMVDGESLRYLAPSDIQEDQDVRVVFFKTSLNTGWDCPRAEVMMSFRAAADSTYIAQLVGRMVRTPLARRIVDDEVLNTVALYLPHYDAKGLDRVIAKLSKPDEGMAPIDVEKGEDVVELQRVAGLERVFAALSALPSYVVPRKRKANHVRRLMKLARLLTNDEIDEDASATAKDEMLKVLNAEYDQVRQTSRFREIVEEKGQIEIEAVNWDVGTDAIRDGRTVRVDIASENVEDLFEAAGRKLSEGLHKAWWRVRVKGSPADREKAKLELFALCIEPDVMRKLEKVAAERVQKWLKLHWSAIEKLDEASRTIYDEVRSLAADPELTSLIYPATIYSKQADQSWEKHLYVTENGSFPAAFNKPETSILERELGNKSVVGWLRNTDRKPWALCIPYEVEGDYRPLYPDFLIVRSDGGRLVVDIIDPHTIALADAPTKAAGLAKFAERHGHKFGRIELVMLDGKTEKRLDLTDETVRGRVKGIKLPEQLRKLFDQV from the coding sequence ATGAAGCTCATGCTGAAGGAGCTTCAGGAGGAAGCGGTCGTGCGGCTCGTCCGGCAGGTGCGTGGCGCGGCCAGGGACTCGAGGAGCGGCGATCGCCAGGCCGTCTGCCTCTCTTCCACGACCGGGTCAGGCAAGACGGTCATGCTAACAAGCGCCATCGAGTTACTGCTCACAGGTGACGATGAGCACGCCCCGATCGTCGACGCGACGTTCCTCTGGATCACCGACCAGCCGGAGCTGAACGAACAGACGCGCAAAAAGATGGTGGCGACGAGCTCGGTTCTCACCGTGGACACCCTCATCATCGTCGACGCCTCATTCGACCAAGAGATGCTGCGCGCCGGGGCGGTGCACTTCCTGAACATCCAGAAGCTAGGGAAGGACAAGGGCCTCGTCACGCAGGGGGATGAGCGCACTTACAGCATCTGGGAGACCATCCGGAACACCATCGACGCGCGGCCGGGGAAGTTCTTCGTCATAGTAGACGAGGCCCACCGTGGCATGACCGAGGAGAAGGGCGAGGCCGAGGCAGCCACGATCATTCAGAAGTTCATCAAGGGGTCTCCGGGTGAGCTGCCACCCGTCCCGGTCGTTGTCGGTATATCGGCGACACCGGAGCGCTTCAACAAGCTGATCGTCGGCACCAGCCGGGCAAACCGTCCCGTGGACGTCGACGTCGCCGACGTGCGGGCCTCTGGGCTGATCAAGGAGACCATCGTCCTGCACCACCCGAGGAAGGAACAGACCGCAGACATGACGATGCTGCGGGAGGCGGCGTATGCGCTGAAGATCTTCACCGCGCACTGGGCGGCCTATTGCGTGACGCAGGAGGAGTACACGGTGCTGCCGCTCCTCGTGGTGCAGGTGGAGGATGCCGGGGGTAAGGGGCGGGTCTCGGAGACCGACATCGCCGTGGGCATCCGGCTCCTTCGAGACGTGCTCGGCACCCTCCCCAACGACGCATTCGCCCACGCATTCCAGGAGGGGACAACGCTTATGGTCGACGGGGAGAGCCTTCGGTACCTCGCCCCATCGGACATCCAGGAAGACCAGGACGTCCGCGTTGTCTTCTTCAAGACCAGCCTGAACACGGGCTGGGACTGCCCGCGTGCGGAGGTCATGATGTCCTTCCGGGCGGCCGCTGATTCGACGTACATCGCCCAACTCGTTGGGCGCATGGTTCGGACACCCCTCGCTCGCCGGATCGTCGATGACGAGGTGCTAAACACCGTCGCCCTTTACCTGCCCCACTACGATGCGAAGGGTCTGGACCGGGTGATCGCCAAGCTCTCGAAACCTGACGAAGGCATGGCACCCATCGACGTCGAAAAGGGCGAGGACGTCGTTGAGTTGCAGCGGGTCGCGGGGCTCGAGAGGGTCTTCGCGGCGCTCTCGGCCCTGCCCTCGTACGTTGTGCCACGGAAGCGGAAGGCGAACCACGTGCGACGCCTGATGAAGTTGGCGCGCCTGCTGACGAATGACGAGATCGACGAGGACGCGAGCGCCACGGCTAAAGACGAGATGCTGAAAGTGCTCAACGCTGAGTACGACCAGGTGAGGCAGACGAGCCGCTTCAGAGAAATCGTCGAGGAGAAGGGCCAGATTGAAATCGAGGCGGTGAACTGGGATGTCGGAACGGACGCCATTCGGGACGGCAGGACCGTGCGGGTCGACATCGCGTCCGAGAACGTCGAGGACCTCTTCGAGGCCGCGGGTCGGAAGCTCAGCGAGGGGCTGCACAAGGCATGGTGGAGGGTGCGTGTGAAGGGCTCCCCCGCAGACAGGGAGAAGGCGAAGCTCGAGCTGTTCGCGCTCTGCATCGAACCCGATGTCATGCGGAAACTGGAGAAGGTCGCCGCGGAGAGGGTGCAGAAGTGGCTAAAGCTCCATTGGTCGGCCATCGAGAAGCTGGACGAGGCGAGCCGCACCATCTACGACGAGGTCCGAAGCCTCGCCGCCGACCCCGAGCTGACTTCGCTCATCTACCCGGCCACGATCTACAGCAAGCAGGCTGACCAGTCGTGGGAGAAGCACCTGTACGTCACGGAGAATGGCTCGTTCCCCGCCGCGTTCAACAAGCCGGAGACGTCGATCCTCGAGCGCGAACTCGGCAACAAGAGCGTGGTCGGCTGGCTACGAAATACCGACCGGAAGCCGTGGGCGCTGTGCATCCCCTACGAGGTTGAAGGGGACTACCGTCCCCTGTACCCCGACTTCCTCATTGTTCGCTCAGACGGCGGGCGCCTCGTGGTAGACATCATCGACCCCCATACCATCGCGCTTGCGGATGCTCCCACGAAGGCTGCTGGTCTGGCGAAGTTCGCCGAGCGGCATGGGCACAAGTTTGGTCGCATCGAGCTCGTAATGCTCGACGGGAAGACGGAGAAACGCCTTGACCTCACCGACGAGACAGTGAGAGGCAGGGTGAAGGGGATCAAGCTACCGGAGCAACTTCGGAAGCTCTTCGACCAGGTGTAG